In the Acidovorax sp. A79 genome, one interval contains:
- the mrdA gene encoding penicillin-binding protein 2, whose protein sequence is MTEVRSSEADASRFRVRALIVGALVFCAFCLIAARLVFLQVVRHEDLAAQAESNRTAVVPIVPNRGLILDRNGVVLATNYSAYTLEITPSRAGTLDDTIDELSKVVEIQSRDRRRFKRLMEESRNFESLPIRTRLTDQEVARFTAQRYRFPGVDIKARLFRNYPLGDVASHAIGYIGRINQSEKARIQDSEDEANYRGTEYIGKLGIEQSFESALHGATGVEQMETSAGGRAVRKLSSHAATPGDSVMLSIDIKLQKLIEELYGTRRGALVAIDPRNGEILALVSKPTFDPNLFVEGIDVENWTALNESIDKPLLNRALRGTYPPGSTYKPFMALAALQLGKRSPSLVVNDPGYYTFGGHTFRSHEGGLGGVDMHRAIQQSSNTYFYSLAVDMGVDAIHDFMKPLGFGQSTGIDLNGEVRGTLPSTEWKRNAYKRPDMKRWFPGETVSLGIGQGYNNFTMLQLALAQGTLANGGIRYRPHMAKAVKNAVTGVVTEIVQPPGEDLGYLPRNVDIVRNAMVAVNKGGTGTRVFAGAPYTSGGKTGTAQAVTMGQNVKYNAKALEEHQRDHSLYAAFAPAEQPTIALALIVENAGFGAAHAAPIARRVFDYWLMGDYPSEEDIAAVQKGQAGAPIGKPRKAADVPVAAP, encoded by the coding sequence ATGACCGAGGTGCGCAGCAGCGAGGCCGATGCCTCGCGCTTTCGCGTGCGGGCGCTGATCGTCGGCGCCCTGGTGTTCTGTGCGTTCTGCCTCATCGCGGCCCGGCTGGTGTTCCTGCAGGTGGTCCGGCACGAAGACCTTGCGGCGCAGGCCGAGAGCAACCGCACGGCGGTGGTGCCCATCGTGCCCAACCGGGGCCTCATCCTGGACCGCAACGGCGTGGTGCTGGCCACCAACTATTCGGCCTATACGCTGGAGATCACGCCCTCGCGGGCGGGAACGCTCGACGACACCATCGACGAGCTGTCCAAGGTGGTGGAGATCCAGAGCCGCGACCGCCGCCGCTTCAAGCGGCTCATGGAAGAGTCGCGCAACTTCGAATCGCTGCCCATCCGCACGCGCCTGACCGACCAGGAAGTGGCCCGCTTCACGGCCCAGCGCTACCGCTTCCCGGGGGTGGACATCAAGGCGCGCCTGTTTCGCAACTACCCGCTGGGCGACGTGGCCAGCCATGCCATCGGCTACATCGGCCGCATCAACCAGAGCGAGAAGGCGCGCATCCAGGATTCCGAGGACGAGGCCAACTACCGGGGCACGGAATACATCGGCAAGCTGGGGATCGAGCAGAGCTTCGAGTCCGCGCTGCACGGCGCCACCGGGGTCGAGCAGATGGAGACCTCGGCGGGCGGGCGGGCGGTGCGCAAGCTCTCCAGCCACGCGGCCACGCCCGGCGACAGCGTGATGCTGTCCATCGACATCAAGCTGCAGAAACTCATCGAGGAGCTGTACGGCACCCGCCGTGGCGCGCTGGTTGCCATCGACCCGCGCAACGGCGAGATCCTGGCCCTGGTCAGCAAGCCCACGTTCGACCCCAATCTTTTCGTCGAAGGCATCGATGTGGAGAACTGGACCGCGCTCAACGAATCCATCGACAAGCCGCTGCTGAACCGGGCCCTGCGGGGTACGTACCCGCCAGGCTCCACCTACAAGCCCTTCATGGCGCTGGCCGCGCTGCAGCTGGGCAAGCGCTCGCCCAGCCTGGTGGTGAACGATCCGGGGTATTACACCTTCGGCGGCCACACCTTCCGCAGCCACGAGGGCGGGCTGGGCGGTGTGGACATGCACCGCGCCATCCAGCAGTCGAGCAACACCTACTTCTACTCGCTGGCGGTGGACATGGGCGTCGATGCCATCCATGACTTCATGAAGCCGCTGGGCTTTGGGCAGTCCACCGGCATCGACCTCAATGGCGAAGTGCGGGGCACGCTGCCCAGCACCGAGTGGAAACGCAATGCCTACAAGCGCCCGGACATGAAGCGCTGGTTTCCCGGCGAGACCGTGTCCCTGGGCATCGGCCAGGGCTACAACAACTTCACCATGCTGCAGCTCGCGCTGGCGCAGGGCACGCTGGCCAACGGCGGCATCCGCTACCGGCCGCACATGGCCAAGGCCGTGAAGAACGCGGTCACGGGCGTCGTCACCGAGATCGTGCAGCCGCCCGGCGAAGACCTGGGGTATCTGCCCCGGAACGTGGACATCGTGCGCAATGCCATGGTCGCCGTGAACAAGGGCGGCACCGGCACGCGCGTGTTTGCCGGGGCGCCGTACACCTCCGGCGGCAAGACCGGCACGGCGCAGGCGGTGACCATGGGCCAGAACGTGAAGTACAACGCGAAGGCGCTGGAAGAGCACCAGCGCGACCACTCGCTGTATGCGGCGTTCGCCCCGGCAGAGCAGCCCACGATAGCGCTGGCGCTGATTGTCGAGAACGCCGGGTTTGGCGCGGCCCATGCGGCGCCCATCGCGCGCCGCGTATTCGACTACTGGCTGATGGGGGACTACCCGAGCGAGGAAGACATCGCGGCGGTGCAAAAGGGCCAGGCCGGCGCTCCCATTGGCAAGCCGCGCAAGGCGGCGGATGTGCCCGTGGCGGCGCCTTGA
- a CDS encoding DMT family transporter, whose protein sequence is MKPERLGLIALLVVTVVWGTTFPAMKLLSAHLDALQIIWLRFVIALVVLAPLWWGMRRHERRWGCALGVLLFLAFWLQIEGLARTSSNRNAFVTGLNVLVVPLIAMAALGRRYGWPLWAACALACTGMALMFHENEPWNLGDTLTLASTVFYAIYILALEECARRTAASPPRATRMAAAQATVMALASTFMLLGQGGGMGWLHTAAQLPADAWVALLYLGLLASVVVVTLQAWGQQRVDAMRSAIVFGLEPVFAALTAWALLGERLGWAGLGGAALIVAALVFSQLQPPPARAAAA, encoded by the coding sequence ATGAAACCCGAACGTCTGGGCCTGATTGCCCTGCTGGTGGTGACCGTGGTGTGGGGCACCACCTTCCCCGCCATGAAGCTGTTGTCCGCGCACCTCGATGCGCTGCAGATCATCTGGCTGCGGTTCGTGATCGCCCTGGTGGTGCTGGCCCCGCTGTGGTGGGGCATGCGGCGCCACGAGCGGCGGTGGGGCTGCGCGCTGGGGGTCCTGCTGTTCCTGGCGTTCTGGCTGCAGATCGAGGGGCTGGCGCGCACCAGCAGCAACCGCAATGCCTTCGTGACCGGGCTCAATGTGCTGGTGGTGCCATTGATTGCGATGGCGGCGCTGGGGCGCCGCTACGGCTGGCCGCTGTGGGCGGCGTGCGCCCTGGCCTGCACGGGCATGGCGCTGATGTTCCACGAGAACGAGCCCTGGAACCTGGGCGATACGCTGACGCTGGCGAGCACGGTGTTCTACGCCATCTACATCCTGGCGCTGGAGGAGTGCGCGCGCCGCACGGCGGCAAGCCCGCCGCGGGCCACGCGCATGGCGGCCGCGCAGGCGACCGTCATGGCGCTGGCTTCCACGTTCATGCTGCTGGGCCAGGGCGGCGGCATGGGCTGGCTGCACACCGCCGCGCAGTTGCCCGCCGATGCCTGGGTGGCGCTGCTGTACCTGGGCCTGCTGGCCAGCGTGGTGGTGGTCACGCTGCAGGCCTGGGGCCAGCAGCGGGTGGACGCCATGCGCAGCGCCATCGTGTTCGGGCTGGAGCCGGTATTCGCCGCGCTCACCGCCTGGGCCCTGCTCGGCGAGCGGCTGGGATGGGCGGGCCTGGGCGGCGCGGCGCTGATCGTGGCGGCGCTGGTGTTCAGCCAGCTTCAGCCACCGCCAGCGCGGGCGGCGGCGGCCTGA
- a CDS encoding DcaP family trimeric outer membrane transporter — translation MKLNPTFLALLAAGLCSLPPAAFAQSAKDFEEMRNELKALRAELNQLKAQQAQAPAAPAASASAWNDRIEAVELKQKDAVVLGDIPGSFRLPGSETSIRVYGFAEANMVKDFKGTAPGDTFTNLMEQPLGDSRHGKSSLTAQTSRFGFETSTPTSIGTFNTKIEADFYAYCGAECNRNRLRLRHAYGEYAGWLIGQTWSTFMDVDNLPETVDFNGPPGATFRRPAQVRYTYNNPDLAKFQFAVEEPTDGAKSLNFVARVDKAFDWGNINARLLSHEQRVDGIGKRGTGFGLGAGYKITGTTTLMAQYTRLDGDGDGAYLVGTNYPVLDGGTVRLDKSHGVVLGLSNVFSEKLRGTVSLGMVRSRHKLGDAYVDAYGAEGNHKLYQWHAGMYYLPIKNVELGGELIGGRRTTFDGQQGEMLRLNLQARYLFN, via the coding sequence ATGAAACTGAACCCCACGTTCCTCGCCCTGCTGGCCGCCGGCCTGTGCAGCCTGCCCCCCGCCGCGTTCGCGCAGTCCGCCAAGGACTTCGAAGAGATGCGCAACGAGCTCAAGGCCCTGCGCGCCGAGCTCAACCAGCTCAAGGCCCAGCAGGCCCAGGCGCCTGCCGCGCCCGCCGCGTCGGCATCGGCCTGGAACGACCGCATCGAGGCCGTGGAACTCAAGCAGAAGGACGCCGTGGTGCTGGGCGACATTCCGGGCAGCTTCCGCCTGCCGGGCAGCGAGACCTCGATCCGCGTGTACGGCTTTGCCGAGGCCAACATGGTCAAGGACTTCAAGGGCACGGCGCCCGGCGACACCTTCACCAACCTGATGGAGCAGCCCCTGGGCGACAGCCGCCACGGCAAGAGCAGCCTGACGGCGCAGACCTCGCGCTTCGGCTTCGAGACCTCCACGCCCACCTCTATCGGCACCTTCAACACCAAGATCGAGGCCGACTTCTACGCCTACTGCGGTGCCGAGTGCAACCGCAACCGCCTGCGCCTGCGCCACGCCTACGGCGAGTACGCCGGCTGGCTGATCGGCCAGACCTGGTCGACCTTCATGGACGTGGACAACCTGCCCGAGACCGTGGACTTCAACGGCCCGCCCGGCGCCACCTTCCGCCGCCCGGCCCAGGTGCGCTACACCTACAACAACCCGGACCTGGCCAAGTTCCAGTTCGCGGTGGAAGAGCCCACCGACGGCGCCAAGAGCCTGAACTTCGTGGCCCGCGTGGACAAGGCCTTCGACTGGGGCAACATCAACGCCCGCCTGCTCTCGCACGAGCAGCGCGTGGACGGCATCGGCAAGCGCGGCACCGGCTTCGGCCTGGGCGCGGGCTACAAGATCACCGGCACCACCACGCTGATGGCGCAGTACACGCGCCTGGACGGCGACGGCGACGGCGCCTACCTGGTGGGCACCAACTACCCCGTGCTGGACGGCGGCACCGTGCGCCTGGACAAGTCGCACGGCGTGGTGCTGGGCCTGTCCAACGTGTTCAGCGAGAAGCTGCGCGGCACCGTGTCGCTGGGCATGGTCCGCTCGCGCCACAAGCTGGGCGACGCCTACGTGGACGCCTACGGCGCCGAAGGCAACCACAAGCTGTACCAATGGCATGCCGGCATGTACTACCTGCCCATCAAGAACGTGGAGCTGGGCGGCGAGCTGATCGGCGGCCGCCGCACGACGTTCGACGGCCAGCAGGGCGAGATGCTGCGCCTGAACCTGCAGGCACGCTATCTTTTTAATTGA
- a CDS encoding amino acid ABC transporter ATP-binding protein, with amino-acid sequence MTRQATPFIVVDRVCKSFGAHQVLRDVSTVFNTGEVTVIIGASGSGKSTLLRAINRLEPHDSGRITIGGEEVTDDLATLQKQRSEVGMVFQQFNLFGHMSVLDNVTLAPRRIRRTPRAQANEQAMALLRRVGMQDHAHKYPWQLSGGQQQRVAIARALAMQPQVMLFDEPTSALDPEMVQEVLDVMRELARGGMTMIVVTHEMGFAREVADRVMFFDQGRIAHDATPAEFFNNPANDRIRAFIGRMSA; translated from the coding sequence ATGACACGCCAGGCCACACCCTTCATCGTGGTGGACCGGGTCTGCAAGTCGTTCGGCGCCCACCAGGTGCTGCGCGATGTGTCCACCGTGTTCAACACCGGCGAGGTCACCGTGATCATCGGCGCCTCGGGCTCCGGCAAGAGCACGCTGCTGCGCGCCATCAACCGGCTCGAACCCCATGACTCCGGCCGCATCACCATCGGCGGCGAGGAAGTCACCGACGACCTGGCCACGCTGCAAAAGCAGCGCAGCGAGGTCGGCATGGTGTTCCAGCAGTTCAACCTGTTCGGCCACATGAGCGTGCTGGACAACGTGACCCTGGCGCCCCGCCGCATCCGCCGCACGCCGCGCGCCCAGGCGAACGAGCAGGCGATGGCCCTGCTGCGCCGCGTGGGCATGCAGGACCACGCGCACAAGTACCCCTGGCAGCTGTCGGGCGGCCAGCAGCAGCGCGTGGCCATCGCCCGCGCGCTGGCGATGCAGCCGCAGGTGATGCTGTTCGACGAGCCCACCTCGGCCCTGGACCCGGAGATGGTGCAGGAGGTGCTCGACGTGATGCGCGAGCTGGCCCGTGGCGGCATGACCATGATCGTGGTGACCCACGAGATGGGCTTCGCCCGCGAGGTGGCCGACCGCGTGATGTTCTTCGACCAGGGGCGCATCGCCCACGACGCCACGCCCGCCGAATTCTTCAACAACCCCGCCAACGACCGAATCCGCGCCTTCATCGGCCGCATGAGCGCCTGA